The window TTACTGATTTTATTTAAGTTACGATAACTAGCTTCAGGATTAGTTGTTGTTTTAGTTACACATAAAGTAGAATTTGTTTGTTTTGCTACTAAAAAATATAATTTTTGCATATCAGAAGTAATAATTGAATTTTCGTTAATTAATTCTTTGTTCATATTTTCAATAACTCATTGTTTTTGTAAACGTTTGGTGTTTGTGGATTTAACATAAATATTGTTATTATTATCAATTGCCATTTGAATACAGCATTTAGTATTAGTTGCGAATGGGTCAAGGTGAATTCTTCGCGGATCAGTTTTATATTTGAAATTTCCTTTATGGATTTCTTTAATAAATGTTTCATCGATTTGGATTTTACCAGATAATTTTTTAAATTTTAATTGGGTATTTTCTAATTGTTTTGATTTCATTAATTTTTGACGATTATATCAAGCAGTTTTTAATGTAGTTTTAATAAAACGAGAAATTGTTTTACTAGATTGCCCCAGCAATGAAATTTGAATCAATAAATTTCATTGTTCATAATTTAAATGACTTCAATAAATAAAATGATTACGAAAAGCGTCAAAACTTTGGAATGGCAACCCTTTTTAGGACACTTTTTATGTAGACTGGTATTTTCTAAATTCAACGGGAGTTAAATAATTTAAACTGCCATGAATTCGAATATTGTTATATCAATTAACAAAATCAAATAGTTCGCATTTTAATTGTGTTAAGTTTGCAAATTTTTTACCGTTAATAAATTCAGTTTTAAAGGTTTTGTAAGTTGCTTCAGCAACAGCATTATCATATGGGCATCCTTTGGTACTTAATGATCTTTGAATTTTAAAGGTTATTAAAATTTCATCAATGATTTTATTTTTGAATTCATTACCACGATCAGTATGAAATAAAGTTATTTTATTTAATGGTCGTGTTATCTTGTGAAAAGCTTGTTGAACTAGTTCAGCAGTTTTATTTGGTCTAGCACTATAGCCAATTACTTCGCGATTAAACAAGTCAATTAATAAACAAATATAATAGACTTCTTGCAAAATTAATATGATAATTATAATTTTTAAATTTAAAATAAATATAAAAGTGTTATTAAAATAATTTTTAGATTATTTTTACAAATATTTTGTCATTAAAACATAATAAAAATTATTATTTACAATAAAAAAAGACTGAAATTTTAAATTATCAAATATATTTAAACTAATAGTTGTAAATTATAAATTGAAGCTATTAAATTAAATCTTAAAGCAAATCTTTTTCTACGATTTCGATATTTTTCACTAATAATTTTAAATTTTTTAAGTATAGCAAAAACATTTTCAATAACAATTCTCATTTTTGAAATTCGCTCATTATTTTGCTTTTCTTCTTTATTTAAAGGGTTTTTCTTTGATTTTCTTTTAGGAATTAAAACATTATGATTAATTTTTTGTATGCCTTGATAACCTAAATCCACTAAAACAGTTGTTTCTGGTAAAAATTTAATTTTTGAATCTTTTAAAATTTTAAAGTCATGGTTTTTACCATAAGAAAAATCAGAACTAATAATTTTTTTACTATCTTTTTCAATTATAACTTGTGTTTTTATTGTGTGTTTTTTCTTTTTTCCTGAGTAGTGCTGTTTTTGTCTTTTTTTGGGCGTTGGATTTGGCTTTCAGTTACATCAATTATAACAGTCTTATCTTTGAAATAATCTTTTAATAGTGATTTTTGACCAGTAAGTTGTTGAAAATTAGGGTGTTTTATTAAAGTGTCTTCAATTCATTTGATATTTCTATAACAACTACTTTCACTAATATCATAACTTTTTGCAATATGAAAATAAGTTCTATATTCTCTTCAATATTCTAAAGTCATTAAAATACGATTTTCTAATGATAATTTATTGGTTCTTCCGCGACGAAATCTCTTTTTTAATTCTTCTATTTTTAAAATTTCTAGCATTTTATTAAAAGTAGTATGTTTAATACCAGTTAATCTTAAAAAATTTTTATCACTTATTTGATTATTTTTTTTAAATTTCATTTAAATTCCACCTTTTTATTAAAAACAACAATTCAATTATATTTTAAATTAATTTTGCAAGAAGTCTAATGTCATTTAGTACCAACTTGAACATATGTTAAATCACTAACAACAACTTCATTGGGTTTTTGGTCATTAAATTGACGATTTAAAACATTATTAATTTGGTCATTATTAACTGTTTTTTCATGATTACGATATTTTAATTTGGTGTATTTAGAAACCAAATTATTTTTGATCATAATGAATCGGATTTTTCGTCGTGATAAGATGATATTTTTTCTTATTAAAACAGCTTTAATTTTACGAGCACCATAAATCTTACGACTTTTATTAAATGCACTGATAACTTCTTGTTCATAATTATTAATATCAAACTTAGTGCATTTATTAGTTTGATAATAATATGTTGATTTTAGTAAACCTAAAATCTTACATATTTTCCTCACTGAATATTTAGTTTTGTTGTTATTAATTATTGTTATTTTTTGCCGATTATCAGTGCTGCTTGCTTTAAAATGTCATTTTCCATTCGTAATTGTTGGTTTTCTTTTCGCAAGTAAATTAATTCATTTTCTTCGACAGTGCGATTATCTTTTGCTTTAAATGACCCAGAATTATTATAATTTTTAACTCAACTATAAATAGTTGGTTTTGGTAAATTATATTCTTTCCCTAAATTAATAACACTTTTGCCATTTTTGTATAGCATTACAATTTGTTTTTTAAATTCTTCAGAGTATGAGGTTTTATTTCCCATTTTTATATTCCTTCTTTCTTAATAATTTTGAAGTCTATATAATTATGGTCCAATTTATTGTAGCCTATCCACTTGCACGGCAATTTTTACATAAATATTTTTGTTTTCCTTCTGAATTATGTCCATTTTTAACGCAACGGTAAGATTCACATTTAGGGCATTTAATACCTTGCGCTCTAAATTTTTGATCAATTTCATTTAAACGTTTTTGTTTTTTTATTAATTCTGCTTGTTGTTTGACTTTTTTATAAAATTCTAAAAATTGATCATCTGTTAAAGTATTTACTAGTTCTTGAATTATTTTTTCCATAATTATTATCCCCCTCTATCATATTAAAAATATACCTAAAATTAAGTATATTCAATAAATATCAAGAGTTTTCGACAAAATTAAAACCCAATTTTGAATTGGCATCGTTCATTTCTTAACCATATTTTGAAATGCTAAATAAAATATTTTAAAAACTGATGCGTCATTAGGAAAAATCTTTTTATTCTTAATGACTTTTCTTAGTTGACTATTAACAGATTCAATCGCATTAGTTGTGTAAATAATCCTTCTAAATTCTTGAGGATATTCAAGAAAAATTATTAAATTATTTCAGTTATTTTTTCATGATTTAGTAATTTGTGGATACTTTTTATTTCATTTTTCTGAAAAATGATCTAAAGCAACTACCGCTATTTCTTCATTAATTGCTGTATAAATTGATTTTAAATCATTAGCTACAAGTTTGCGATCTTTGTAAGGGACAAATTTTAAACTATTACGAATTTGATGAACGATGCATAATTGGTGCTGTGTTTTTGGGAACACAGCTTCTATTGCATCAGACATTCCAGTTAAATTATCGCTACAAGCAACAAGAATATCTTGTAACCCACGATTTTTCATTTCCGTAAGATTATTAAGTCAAAATTTGGTTCCCTCATTCTCGCTAATTCACATTCCTAAAATATCTTTTAAACCATCTAAATTAATTCCTAAGGCAAGATAAACTGCTTTATTTATTATTCGTTTATCTTGCTTTACTTTAACAACAATACAATCAAAATAAACAATCGGATAAATCTTCTCTAAAGGTTTAGTTTGTCACATTTTAACTTCTTCAATAACATCATCAGTTATTTGACTAATTAAACTTTCTGAAATTTCTGCTCCGTGATAGAATTCTTGCAATTGTGCTTTGATATCAGAAATTGTCATTCCTCTTGCATATAAAGAAATTACTTTTTGATCAAAGTTATCAAATCTTCTTTGTCTTTTCGGAATAATTACTGGTTCAAAAGTACTATTTCCATCTCTTGGTACATCAATTGCGATTGAACCATTTTTAGTAATAATGGTTTTTTGTGTGTTGCCATTTCTTTTATTATGATTCTCATCAGTTTCAAGATAATCTTTAATTTCCGTATTTAACATTCGTTCAGTTAATTTTTTGGTAAATTCCTGAAAAATAGTATTGCCTTTAAATAAATCTTGTGGATTATCAATATTTTCTAAAAAATAATCAACAACTTTATCAATTGCATCAGGTTCTTTTTTTATTTTTTTTTGTCATTTTCTGTTCTCCTTCGTTTAAGTATAATTCAGAATGAATTATCGAGACACAGAATTTTGGACAGGCCCTGAATTTAAGTTAATCACTTAGAGACGCAGTTAATTGTACAATCTCCATTTTACAGTTTAATTATTTTTTTAATTCTGCTTTAAAAGATAGTATTTTTATTGGAGTAGTAATTGTTTCATTAGCAATTTTAACATGAGTATTTGAGGCAATAAATTCTGTTTTATCAAACATTTTGTTATTTTTTATTGTAATTTTTAATCTTTTAAGCTCGTTTCATACTATATCATTTTTCTCAAAATGTAAACTTTTTAAACCACAATTAGGTCTTCAATTTTCTTCGCAACTACTAGTTCCATCATATTTTAATCATTTTGGAATATTAATAATTTCTTCTTTTTTGGTGTTATAAAAATCTATTTCATATTTATCGTTATAGTTATATGTAATTTGA is drawn from Spiroplasma endosymbiont of Clivina fossor and contains these coding sequences:
- a CDS encoding transposase gives rise to the protein MPFQSFDAFRNHFIYWSHLNYEQWNLLIQISLLGQSSKTISRFIKTTLKTAWYNRQKLMKSKQLENTQLKFKKLSGKIQIDETFIKEIHKGNFKYKTDPRRIHLDPFATNTKCCIQMAIDNNNNIYVKSTNTKRLQKQWVIENMNKELINENSIITSDMQKLYFLVAKQTNSTLCVTKTTTNPEASYRNLNKISKLQSSLKEALIHYHGLGFTNIQNYLNLWKWKYQHKGLTPNQQTAVLYFNRLLAKLIW
- a CDS encoding transposase family protein; this encodes MKTQVIIEKDSKKIISSDFSYGKNHDFKILKDSKIKFLPETTVLVDLGYQGIQKINHNVLIPKRKSKKNPLNKEEKQNNERISKMRIVIENVFAILKKFKIISEKYRNRRKRFALRFNLIASIYNLQLLV
- a CDS encoding transposase family protein → MKFKKNNQISDKNFLRLTGIKHTTFNKMLEILKIEELKKRFRRGRTNKLSLENRILMTLEYWREYRTYFHIAKSYDISESSCYRNIKWIEDTLIKHPNFQQLTGQKSLLKDYFKDKTVIIDVTESQIQRPKKDKNSTTQEKRKNTQ
- a CDS encoding IS3 family transposase is translated as MRKICKILGLLKSTYYYQTNKCTKFDINNYEQEVISAFNKSRKIYGARKIKAVLIRKNIILSRRKIRFIMIKNNLVSKYTKLKYRNHEKTVNNDQINNVLNRQFNDQKPNEVVVSDLTYVQVGTKWH
- a CDS encoding transposase produces the protein MGNKTSYSEEFKKQIVMLYKNGKSVINLGKEYNLPKPTIYSWVKNYNNSGSFKAKDNRTVEENELIYLRKENQQLRMENDILKQAALIIGKK
- a CDS encoding IS1/IS1595 family N-terminal zinc-binding domain-containing protein; the protein is MEKIIQELVNTLTDDQFLEFYKKVKQQAELIKKQKRLNEIDQKFRAQGIKCPKCESYRCVKNGHNSEGKQKYLCKNCRASG
- a CDS encoding IS256 family transposase — its product is MKKEPDAIDKVVDYFLENIDNPQDLFKGNTIFQEFTKKLTERMLNTEIKDYLETDENHNKRNGNTQKTIITKNGSIAIDVPRDGNSTFEPVIIPKRQRRFDNFDQKVISLYARGMTISDIKAQLQEFYHGAEISESLISQITDDVIEEVKMWQTKPLEKIYPIVYFDCIVVKVKQDKRIINKAVYLALGINLDGLKDILGMWISENEGTKFWLNNLTEMKNRGLQDILVACSDNLTGMSDAIEAVFPKTQHQLCIVHQIRNSLKFVPYKDRKLVANDLKSIYTAINEEIAVVALDHFSEKWNKKYPQITKSWKNNWNNLIIFLEYPQEFRRIIYTTNAIESVNSQLRKVIKNKKIFPNDASVFKIFYLAFQNMVKKWTMPIQNWVLILSKTLDIYWIYLILGIFLIW